Proteins from one Ovis aries strain OAR_USU_Benz2616 breed Rambouillet chromosome 12, ARS-UI_Ramb_v3.0, whole genome shotgun sequence genomic window:
- the PIGR gene encoding polymeric immunoglobulin receptor isoform X2 — MSRLFLACLLAVFPAVSMKSPIFGPEEVTSVEGRSVSITCYYPATSVNRHTRKYWCRQGAKGRCTTLISSEGYVSDDYVGRANLTNFPESGTFVVDISHLTRNDSGRYKCGLGISSRGLNFDVSLEVSQDPAQASDAHIYPVDVGRTVTINCPFTSANSQKRKSLCKKTGQDCFLIIDSTGYVSGSYTGRIRLNIAGTNTLVFSVVINRVPLSDSGMYVCQAGDDAKADKSNVYLQVLEPEPELVYRDLRSSVTFDCSLGPEVADTAKFLCQQKNGEACNVVINTLGKKAQDFQGRILFLPKDNGVFSVHIASLRKEDAGRYVCGAQPEGQPEEGWPVQAWELFVNEETAIPASPSVVKGVKGGSVTVSCPYNPKDANSAKYWCRWEETQNGRCPRLVQSKGLVKEQYKGRLALLAEPGNGTYTVILNQLTDQDTGFYWCVTDGDTSWTSTVQLKVVEGEPSLKVPKNVTAWLGEAFKLSCHFPCKFYSFEKYWCKWSNEGCSPLPTQNDGPSQAFVSCDQNSQIVSLNLDTVTKEDEGWYWCGVKEGPRYGETAAVYVAVESRAKGSQDAKQVNAAPAGAAIESRAGEIQNKALLDPRLFVEEIAVKDAAGGPGAPADPGRPAGHSGSSKVLVSTLVPLALVLAAGVVAIGVLRARHRKNVDRISIRSYRTDISMSDFENSRDFEGRDNMGASPEAQETSLGGKDEFATATEDTVESKEPKKAKRSSKEEADEAFTTFLLQAKNLASTTTQDGPTEA, encoded by the exons ATGTCGCGCCTGTTCCTCGCCTGCCTGCTGGCCGTCTTCCCAG CGGTCTCCATGAAGAGTCCCATCTTCGGTCCCGAAGAGGTGACCAGTGTGGAAGGCCGCTCAGTGTCCATCACGTGCTACTACCCGGCCACCTCCGTCAACCGGCACACACGCAAGTACTGGTGCCGGCAGGGAGCCAAGGGCCGCTGCACGACCCTCATCTCCTCGGAGGGCTACGTCTCCGACGACTATGTGGGCAGAGCCAACCTCACCAACTTCCCGGAGAGTGGCACGTTCGTGGTGGACATCAGCCATCTCACCCGGAACGACTCAGGGCGCTACAAGTGTGGCCTGGGCATTAGCAGCCGTGGCCTTAACTTCGATGTGAGCCTGGAGGTCAGCCAAG ATCCTGCCCAGGCAAGTGATGCCCACATCTACCCTGTAGACGTGGGCAGGACCGTGACCATCAACTGCCCCTTCACGAGTGCGAATTCTCAGAAGAGAAAGTCCTTGTGCAAGAAGACAGGCCAGGACTGTTTCCTAATCATCGACTCCACCGGGTATGTGAGCGGCAGCTATACCGGCAGGATACGTCTCAATATCGCGGGTACCAACACATTAGTGTTCAGCGTTGTCATCAACCGAGTCCCACTCAGCGATTCTGGGATGTACGTCTGCCAGGCTGGGGACGATGCTAAAGCCGATAAGAGCAACGTTTACCTCCAGGTGCTGGAGCCCGAGCCTGAGCTGGTTTACAGAGACTTGAGGAGCTCAGTGACCTTTGACTGTTCCCTGGGCCCCGAGGTGGCAGATACAGCCAAATTTCTGTGCCAGCAGAAGAATGGGGAAGCTTGCAATGTGGTCATCAACACCTTGGGGAAGAAGGCTCAGGACTTCCAGGGCAGGATCCTGTTCCTGCCCAAGGACAACGGCGTCTTCAGTGTGCACATTGCCAGCCTGAGGAAAGAGGACGCGGGGCGCTACGTGTGCGGGGCCCAGCCTGAGGGTCAGCCCGAGGAAGGCTGGCCTGTGCAGGCCTGGGAACTCTTCGTCAATGAAG AGACGGCAATCCCCGCAAGCCCCTCCGTGGTGAAAGGTGTGAAGGGAGGCTCTGTGACCGTATCTTGCCCCTACAACCCGAAGGATGCCAACAGCGCGAAGTACTGGTGTCGCTGGGAAGAGACTCAAAACGGCCGCTGCCCACGGCTGGTGCAGAGCAAGGGGCTGGTGAAGGAGCAGTACAAGGGCAGGCTGGCGCTGCTCGCCGAGCCGGGCAACGGTACCTACACCGTCATCCTCAACCAGCTTACGGACCAGGACACCGGCTTCTACTGGTGCGTGACCGATGGCGACACGAGCTGGACGTCCACAGTGCAGCTCAAGGTTGTCGAAG GAGAACCAAGCCTCAAGGTACCCAAGAACGTCACGGCTTGGCTGGGAGAGGCCTTCAAGCTCTCCTGCCACTTCCCCTGCAAGTTCTACTCCTTTGAAAAGTACTGGTGTAAGTGGAGCAACGAAGGCtgcagccccctgcccacccagAACGACGGCCCCAGCCAGGCCTTCGTGAGCTGCGACCAGAACAGCCAGATCGTCTCCCTGAACCTGGACACGGTCACCAAGGAGGACGAAGGCTGGTACTGGTGTGGAGTGAAGGAGGGCCCCCGATACGGGGAGACAGCGGCTGTCTACGTGGCGGTGGAGAGCAGGGCGAAGG GGTCCCAAGACGCCAAGCAAGTGAACGCTGCCCCTGCGGGGGCGGCAATAGAGTCAAGGGCTGGGGAAATCCAGAACAAAGCCCTTCTGGACCCCAGGCTTTTTGTAGAGGAAATCGCCGTGAAGGACGCTGCTGGTGGGCCCGGAGCACCCGCAGATCCCGGCCG ACCTGCAGGACACAGCGGGAGCTCCAAAGTGCTGGTCTCCACCCTGGTGCCCCTGGCCCTGGTCCTGGCCGCAGGGGTCGTGGCGATCGGGGTGCTCCGAGCTCGGCACAGGAAGAATGTCG ACCGGATTTCAATCAGGAGCTACCGGACAGATATCAGCATGTCGGACTTTGAGAACTCCAGAGATTTTGAAGGACGCGACAACATGGGAGCCTCTCCAGAGGCCCAAGAGACGTCTCTCGGAGGGAAGGACG AGTTTGCCACTGCTACCGAGGACACCGTGGAGAGCAAAGAACCCAAGAAGGCAAAGAGG TCGTCCAAGGAGGAAGCTGACGAGGCCTTCACCACCTTCCTCCTCCAGGCCAAAAACCTGGCCTCCACCACAACCCAGGACGGCCCAACAGAAGCCTAG
- the PIGR gene encoding polymeric immunoglobulin receptor isoform X1, translating into MGKQPRRTVAGGRDPREPPAMSRLFLACLLAVFPAVSMKSPIFGPEEVTSVEGRSVSITCYYPATSVNRHTRKYWCRQGAKGRCTTLISSEGYVSDDYVGRANLTNFPESGTFVVDISHLTRNDSGRYKCGLGISSRGLNFDVSLEVSQDPAQASDAHIYPVDVGRTVTINCPFTSANSQKRKSLCKKTGQDCFLIIDSTGYVSGSYTGRIRLNIAGTNTLVFSVVINRVPLSDSGMYVCQAGDDAKADKSNVYLQVLEPEPELVYRDLRSSVTFDCSLGPEVADTAKFLCQQKNGEACNVVINTLGKKAQDFQGRILFLPKDNGVFSVHIASLRKEDAGRYVCGAQPEGQPEEGWPVQAWELFVNEETAIPASPSVVKGVKGGSVTVSCPYNPKDANSAKYWCRWEETQNGRCPRLVQSKGLVKEQYKGRLALLAEPGNGTYTVILNQLTDQDTGFYWCVTDGDTSWTSTVQLKVVEGEPSLKVPKNVTAWLGEAFKLSCHFPCKFYSFEKYWCKWSNEGCSPLPTQNDGPSQAFVSCDQNSQIVSLNLDTVTKEDEGWYWCGVKEGPRYGETAAVYVAVESRAKGSQDAKQVNAAPAGAAIESRAGEIQNKALLDPRLFVEEIAVKDAAGGPGAPADPGRPAGHSGSSKVLVSTLVPLALVLAAGVVAIGVLRARHRKNVDRISIRSYRTDISMSDFENSRDFEGRDNMGASPEAQETSLGGKDEFATATEDTVESKEPKKAKRSSKEEADEAFTTFLLQAKNLASTTTQDGPTEA; encoded by the exons ATGGGAAAG CAACCTCGCAGGACGGTGGCTGGCGGCAGAGACCCACGGGAGCCCCCAGCGATGTCGCGCCTGTTCCTCGCCTGCCTGCTGGCCGTCTTCCCAG CGGTCTCCATGAAGAGTCCCATCTTCGGTCCCGAAGAGGTGACCAGTGTGGAAGGCCGCTCAGTGTCCATCACGTGCTACTACCCGGCCACCTCCGTCAACCGGCACACACGCAAGTACTGGTGCCGGCAGGGAGCCAAGGGCCGCTGCACGACCCTCATCTCCTCGGAGGGCTACGTCTCCGACGACTATGTGGGCAGAGCCAACCTCACCAACTTCCCGGAGAGTGGCACGTTCGTGGTGGACATCAGCCATCTCACCCGGAACGACTCAGGGCGCTACAAGTGTGGCCTGGGCATTAGCAGCCGTGGCCTTAACTTCGATGTGAGCCTGGAGGTCAGCCAAG ATCCTGCCCAGGCAAGTGATGCCCACATCTACCCTGTAGACGTGGGCAGGACCGTGACCATCAACTGCCCCTTCACGAGTGCGAATTCTCAGAAGAGAAAGTCCTTGTGCAAGAAGACAGGCCAGGACTGTTTCCTAATCATCGACTCCACCGGGTATGTGAGCGGCAGCTATACCGGCAGGATACGTCTCAATATCGCGGGTACCAACACATTAGTGTTCAGCGTTGTCATCAACCGAGTCCCACTCAGCGATTCTGGGATGTACGTCTGCCAGGCTGGGGACGATGCTAAAGCCGATAAGAGCAACGTTTACCTCCAGGTGCTGGAGCCCGAGCCTGAGCTGGTTTACAGAGACTTGAGGAGCTCAGTGACCTTTGACTGTTCCCTGGGCCCCGAGGTGGCAGATACAGCCAAATTTCTGTGCCAGCAGAAGAATGGGGAAGCTTGCAATGTGGTCATCAACACCTTGGGGAAGAAGGCTCAGGACTTCCAGGGCAGGATCCTGTTCCTGCCCAAGGACAACGGCGTCTTCAGTGTGCACATTGCCAGCCTGAGGAAAGAGGACGCGGGGCGCTACGTGTGCGGGGCCCAGCCTGAGGGTCAGCCCGAGGAAGGCTGGCCTGTGCAGGCCTGGGAACTCTTCGTCAATGAAG AGACGGCAATCCCCGCAAGCCCCTCCGTGGTGAAAGGTGTGAAGGGAGGCTCTGTGACCGTATCTTGCCCCTACAACCCGAAGGATGCCAACAGCGCGAAGTACTGGTGTCGCTGGGAAGAGACTCAAAACGGCCGCTGCCCACGGCTGGTGCAGAGCAAGGGGCTGGTGAAGGAGCAGTACAAGGGCAGGCTGGCGCTGCTCGCCGAGCCGGGCAACGGTACCTACACCGTCATCCTCAACCAGCTTACGGACCAGGACACCGGCTTCTACTGGTGCGTGACCGATGGCGACACGAGCTGGACGTCCACAGTGCAGCTCAAGGTTGTCGAAG GAGAACCAAGCCTCAAGGTACCCAAGAACGTCACGGCTTGGCTGGGAGAGGCCTTCAAGCTCTCCTGCCACTTCCCCTGCAAGTTCTACTCCTTTGAAAAGTACTGGTGTAAGTGGAGCAACGAAGGCtgcagccccctgcccacccagAACGACGGCCCCAGCCAGGCCTTCGTGAGCTGCGACCAGAACAGCCAGATCGTCTCCCTGAACCTGGACACGGTCACCAAGGAGGACGAAGGCTGGTACTGGTGTGGAGTGAAGGAGGGCCCCCGATACGGGGAGACAGCGGCTGTCTACGTGGCGGTGGAGAGCAGGGCGAAGG GGTCCCAAGACGCCAAGCAAGTGAACGCTGCCCCTGCGGGGGCGGCAATAGAGTCAAGGGCTGGGGAAATCCAGAACAAAGCCCTTCTGGACCCCAGGCTTTTTGTAGAGGAAATCGCCGTGAAGGACGCTGCTGGTGGGCCCGGAGCACCCGCAGATCCCGGCCG ACCTGCAGGACACAGCGGGAGCTCCAAAGTGCTGGTCTCCACCCTGGTGCCCCTGGCCCTGGTCCTGGCCGCAGGGGTCGTGGCGATCGGGGTGCTCCGAGCTCGGCACAGGAAGAATGTCG ACCGGATTTCAATCAGGAGCTACCGGACAGATATCAGCATGTCGGACTTTGAGAACTCCAGAGATTTTGAAGGACGCGACAACATGGGAGCCTCTCCAGAGGCCCAAGAGACGTCTCTCGGAGGGAAGGACG AGTTTGCCACTGCTACCGAGGACACCGTGGAGAGCAAAGAACCCAAGAAGGCAAAGAGG TCGTCCAAGGAGGAAGCTGACGAGGCCTTCACCACCTTCCTCCTCCAGGCCAAAAACCTGGCCTCCACCACAACCCAGGACGGCCCAACAGAAGCCTAG